CATCCGCCTAGCCTGGTACCGATTTCATCACTTTTCTTATTCAACGAACTTCTGACCCAGGGCACTCGCTTACGCTATCATTATCCCCCATGACTACAGACACCACTGCCACCACCCAAGCGCCTGAGGAGCAATCCCAGGCCAGCATCTACGACCTGATCGGCGGCGCCGGCAAGCTGCGCGAACTGGTCGACCGCTTTTACGACCTGATGGACCTGGAGCCGCAGTTCGCCGTGATCCGGGCCCTGCATCCGACCACCCTCGACGGCTCGCGCGACAAGTTCTACTGGTTCCTGTCCGGCTGGAGCGGCGGCCCAGATTTGTATATAGAACAATTCGGCCATCCGCGCCTGCGCGCCCGCCACTTGCCTTACGCCATTGCCTCGCCCGAGCGCGACCAGTGGCTGCGCTGCATGGCGCTGGCGATGCAGGATGTCGGCATGGATGAATGGCTGCAAGAACGCCTGCTGACATCCTTCTTCCAGACC
The sequence above is a segment of the Collimonas sp. PA-H2 genome. Coding sequences within it:
- a CDS encoding group II truncated hemoglobin — its product is MTTDTTATTQAPEEQSQASIYDLIGGAGKLRELVDRFYDLMDLEPQFAVIRALHPTTLDGSRDKFYWFLSGWSGGPDLYIEQFGHPRLRARHLPYAIASPERDQWLRCMALAMQDVGMDEWLQERLLTSFFQTADWMRNKPDTPQ